A DNA window from Impatiens glandulifera isolate HB10 chloroplast, complete genome contains the following coding sequences:
- the rps2 gene encoding ribosomal protein S2, with translation MTRRYWNINLEEMMSSGVHFGHGTRKWNPRMAPYISAKRKGIHITNLIRTARFLSEACDLVFDASSRGKQFLIVGTKNKAADSVAWAAIRARCNYVNKKWLGGMLTNWSTTETRLHKFRDLRMEQKMGRLGRLPKRDAAILKRQLSHLQTYLGGIKYMTGLPDIVIIVDQHEESTALRECITLGIPTICLIDTNCDPDLADISIPANDDAIASIRLILNKLVFAICEGRSSYRINP, from the coding sequence ATGACAAGAAGATATTGGAACATCAATTTGGAAGAGATGATGTCGTCGGGAGTTCATTTTGGCCATGGTACTAGGAAATGGAACCCTAGAATGGCACCGTATATCTCTGCAAAGCGTAAAGGTATTCATATTACAAATCTTATTCGAACTGCTCGTTTTTTATCGGAAGCTTGTGATTTGGTTTTTGACGCATCAAGTAGGGGAAAACAATTCTTAATTGTTGGTACCAAAAATAAAGCAGCTGATTCAGTAGCATGGGCTGCAATAAGGGCTCGATGTAATTATGTTAATAAAAAATGGCTCGGTGGTATGTTAACGAATTGGTCCACTACAGAAACCAGACTTCATAAGTTCAGAGACTTGCGAATGGAACAAAAAATGGGTAGACTCGGCCGTCTTCCAAAAAGAGATGCGGCTATATTGAAAAGACAATTATCTCATTTGCAAACATATCTGGGCGGGATTAAATATATGACAGGTTTACCCGATATCGTAATCATTGTTGATCAGCACGAGGAATCTACGGCTCTTCGAGAATGTATTACTTTGGGAATTCCAACAATTTGTTTAATCGATACAAATTGTGATCCCGATCTTGCAGATATTTCGATTCCAGCAAACGATGACGCTATAGCTTCAATACGAT
- the rpoC2 gene encoding RpoC2, giving the protein MAERANLVFHNKAIDGTAMKRLISRLIDHFGMAYTSHILDQVKTLGFQQATATSISLGIDDLLTIPSKGWLVQDAEQQSLILEKHHHYGNIHAVEKLRQSIEVWYATSEYLRQEMNPNFRMTDPFNPVHIMSFSGARGNASQVHQLVGMRGLMSDPQGQMIDLPIQSNLREGLSLTEYIISCYGARKGVVDTAVRTSDAGYLTRRLVEVVQHIVVRRTDCGTVRGISVSPQNGMVSERIFIQTLIGRVLADDLYIGSRCIGTRNQDIGIGLINRFISFRAQPIFIRTPFTCRSTSWICRLCYGRSPTHGDLVELGEAVGIIAGQSIGEPGTQLTLRTFHTGGVFTGGTAEHVRAPSNGKIKFNENLVYPTRTRHGHPAFLCSIDLDVTIESEDILHNVNIPSKSFLLVQNDQYVESEQVIAEIRAGRCTLNFKEKVRKHIYSESEGEMHWSTGVSHAPEFTYGNIHLLPKTSHLWILSGRSCRSSLAPFLLHKDQDQTNTHSLSVKKREISNLLVTNDQVRLKLFSSNLSSKGKKEDRIPYYSEFHRIISTGYYNLIYPAILHDNSDFLAKRRRNRLIIPLQSIQEQEKDLMRPLGISIEIPINGIPRRNSILAYIDDPRYRRKSSGITKYGTIEVHSIVKKEGLIEYRGVKEFRPKYEMKIDQFFFIPEEVHLLPGSSSIMVQNNSIIGVDTQITLNTKNRVGGLVRVERKKKRIELKIFSGNIQFPGETDKISRHSGILIPPGMGKKNSKVSKKKLKSWIYVQRITPIKKKNFVLVRPVITYEIKDGINLATLFPPDLLQERDTVQLRVVNYILYGKGKPIRGISDTSIQLVRTCLVLNWHQDKKSSSIEEARVSFVQIRTNSLIRYFLRINLVKSPTLYTGKRKNLLDSGLISDNGSNRININPFSSTFSYSKGKIQQPLKQTIHMLLNRNKALLILSSSNCSQMGPFNDIKSSNVIKESITKNPPIPIRNSLGPLGTALKIVNFDSFAYFITYNKILVTNYFQLDNLKQTSQVLKYYLTDENGKIYNPDPCNNIILSPFNLNWYFIYHNYCEKTSTKISIGQFICENLCITKNEPHLKSGQVLIVQVDSVVIRSAKPYLATPGATVHGHYGEIIYEGDTLVTFIYEKSRSGDITQGLPKVEQVLEVRSIDSISMNLEKRIEGWNERITRILGIPWGFLISAELTIAQSRISLVNKIQRVYRSQGVQIHNRHIEIIVRQITSKVLVSEDGMSNVFLPGELIGLLRAERIGRALEEAICYRAILLGITRASLNTQSFISEASFQETARVLAKAALRGRIDWLKGLKENVVLGGLIPVGTGFKGLMDPSRHHNNIPLETKKKNVFEREISDILFHHRKLFDSCLSKNFHDISEQSFNFLNDS; this is encoded by the coding sequence ATGGCAGAACGGGCCAATTTGGTCTTTCACAATAAGGCGATAGACGGAACTGCCATGAAACGACTTATTAGTCGATTAATAGATCACTTCGGAATGGCATATACATCACACATCCTGGATCAAGTAAAGACTCTAGGTTTCCAGCAAGCTACTGCTACATCCATTTCATTAGGAATTGATGATCTTTTAACAATACCTTCTAAGGGGTGGTTAGTTCAAGATGCTGAACAACAAAGTTTGATTTTGGAAAAACATCATCATTATGGAAATATACATGCGGTGGAAAAATTACGTCAATCCATTGAGGTATGGTATGCTACAAGTGAATATTTGCGACAAGAAATGAATCCAAATTTTAGGATGACTGACCCTTTTAATCCAGTTCATATAATGTCTTTTTCGGGAGCTAGAGGAAACGCATCTCAGGTACATCAATTAGTAGGTATGAGAGGATTAATGTCGGATCCCCAAGGACAAATGATTGATTTACCCATTCAAAGCAATTTACGTGAAGGACTCTCTTTAACAGAATATATAATTTCTTGTTATGGAGCCCGCAAAGGGGTTGTAGATACTGCTGTACGAACATCAGATGCTGGATATCTCACGCGCAGGCTTGTTGAAGTCGTTCAACACATTGTTGTACGTCGAACAGATTGTGGCACCGTTCGGGGTATTTCTGTGAGTCCTCAAAATGGGATGGTGTCGGAAAGAATTTTTATCCAAACATTAATTGGTCGTGTATTAGCGGACGATCTATATATAGGTTCGCGATGCATTGGTACCCGAAATCAAGATATTGGTATTGGGCTTATCAATCGATTCATAAGCTTTCGAGCCCAACCTATTTTTATTCGAACTCCCTTTACTTGTAGGAGTACATCTTGGATCTGTCGATTATGTTATGGTCGGAGTCCTACTCATGGTGACCTGGTCGAATTGGGAGAGGCTGTAGGTATTATTGCAGGTCAATCTATTGGAGAACCCGGGACTCAATTAACATTAAGAACTTTTCATACCGGCGGAGTATTTACAGGGGGTACTGCAGAACATGTACGAGCGCCTTCTAATGGAAAAATAAAATTCAATGAAAATTTGGTTTATCCGACACGTACACGTCATGGACATCCTGCTTTTCTATGTTCTATAGATTTAGATGTAACTATTGAGAGTGAAGATATTCTACATAATGTGAATATTCCGTCGAAAAGTTTTCTTTTAGTTCAAAATGATCAATATGTAGAATCAGAACAGGTGATTGCTGAGATTCGTGCGGGAAGATGCACTTTGAATTTTAAAGAAAAAGTTCGAAAACATATTTATTCTGAATCCGAAGGAGAAATGCATTGGAGTACCGGTGTTTCTCATGCACCTGAATTTACATATGGTAATATACATCTCTTACCAAAAACGAGTCATTTATGGATATTATCAGGAAGGTCGTGCAGATCTAGTTTAGCCCCCTTTTTGCTCCACAAGGATCAAGATCAAACAAACACGCATTCTCTTTCTGTCAAGAAAAGAGAGATTTCTAATCTCTTGGTAACTAATGATCAAGTGAGACTCAAATTATTTAGTTCGAATTTGTCTAGTAAAGGTAAAAAAGAAGATAGGATTCCTTATTATTCAGAATTTCATCGAATCATATCCACTGGTTATTATAATCTCATATATCCTGCGATTCTTCACGATAATTCGGATTTTTTGGCAAAGAGACGAAGAAATCGATTAATCATTCCACTCCAATCGATTCAAGAACAAGAGAAAGATTTAATGCGCCCTTTAGGTATTTCAATTGAAATACCCATAAACGGTATTCCGCGTAGAAATAGTATTCTTGCTTATATCGATGATCCTCGATACAGAAGAAAGAGCTCAGGAATTACTAAATATGGGACTATAGAAGTGCATTCTATTGTCAAAAAAGAGGGTTTAATTGAGTATCGAGGAGTTAAGGAATTTAGGCCAAAATACGAAATGAAAATAGATCAATTTTTTTTCATTCCCGAGGAAGTACATCTCTTACCCGGATCTTCTTCGATAATGGTACAGAACAATAGTATCATTGGAGTAGATACACAAATTACTTTAAATACAAAAAATCGAGTAGGCGGGTTAGTCCGAGTGGAAAGAAAAAAAAAACGAATTGAACTTAAAATATTTTCTGGAAATATCCAGTTTCCAGGAGAGACAGATAAGATATCCCGACACAGTGGGATCTTGATACCACCAGGAATGGGAAAAAAAAATTCTAAGGTATCCAAAAAAAAGTTGAAAAGTTGGATCTATGTCCAACGGATCACGCCAATCAAGAAAAAAAATTTTGTTTTGGTTCGACCTGTAATCACATATGAAATAAAGGATGGTATAAATTTAGCAACACTTTTCCCCCCGGATCTGCTGCAGGAAAGGGATACTGTACAACTTCGAGTTGTCAATTATATCCTTTATGGAAAAGGAAAACCAATTCGGGGAATTTCTGATACAAGTATTCAATTAGTTCGGACTTGTTTAGTATTGAATTGGCATCAAGACAAAAAAAGTTCTTCGATAGAAGAGGCCCGCGTTTCCTTTGTTCAAATAAGAACAAATAGTTTGATTCGATATTTCTTACGAATCAACTTAGTGAAATCCCCCACTCTGTATACTGGAAAAAGAAAAAATCTATTGGATTCAGGATTAATCTCTGATAATGGATCCAATCGCATCAATATCAATCCGTTTTCTTCCACTTTTTCCTATTCCAAGGGAAAGATTCAACAACCCCTTAAACAAACTATTCATATGTTGTTGAATAGAAATAAGGCTTTGCTTATTTTGTCATCATCCAATTGTTCTCAAATGGGTCCATTCAATGATATAAAATCGAGCAATGTGATAAAAGAATCAATTACAAAAAATCCTCCAATTCCAATTAGGAATTCGTTAGGCCCTTTAGGAACAGCTTTGAAAATTGTAAATTTTGATTCATTTGCCTATTTTATAACTTATAATAAAATCCTAGTAACTAACTATTTCCAACTTGACAATTTAAAACAGACTTCTCAAGTACTTAAATATTATTTAACGGATGAAAATGGGAAAATTTATAATCCCGATCCATGCAATAACATCATTTTGAGTCCATTTAATTTGAATTGGTATTTTATCTATCACAATTATTGTGAAAAGACATCTACAAAAATAAGTATTGGACAGTTTATTTGTGAAAATTTATGTATAACCAAAAATGAGCCACACCTAAAATCGGGTCAAGTTCTAATTGTTCAAGTTGACTCTGTAGTAATACGATCAGCTAAGCCCTATTTGGCTACCCCAGGAGCAACGGTTCATGGCCATTATGGAGAAATTATTTATGAAGGAGATACATTAGTTACCTTTATATATGAAAAATCGAGATCTGGTGATATAACGCAGGGTCTTCCAAAGGTGGAACAGGTATTAGAAGTGCGCTCAATTGATTCAATATCAATGAATCTAGAAAAGAGAATTGAGGGTTGGAACGAACGTATAACAAGAATTCTTGGAATTCCTTGGGGATTCTTGATTAGTGCTGAGCTAACTATAGCGCAAAGCCGTATCTCTTTGGTTAATAAAATCCAAAGGGTTTATCGATCCCAGGGAGTGCAGATCCATAATAGGCATATAGAAATTATTGTACGTCAAATAACCTCAAAAGTGTTAGTTTCAGAAGACGGAATGTCAAATGTTTTTTTACCCGGAGAACTTATTGGATTGTTGAGGGCAGAACGAATCGGGCGTGCTTTGGAAGAGGCAATTTGTTACCGAGCCATCTTATTGGGAATAACAAGAGCATCTCTGAATACCCAAAGTTTCATATCGGAAGCGAGTTTTCAAGAAACTGCGCGAGTTTTAGCAAAAGCTGCTCTTCGAGGTCGTATCGATTGGTTGAAAGGCTTGAAAGAAAATGTTGTTTTAGGAGGACTCATACCCGTTGGTACTGGGTTTAAAGGATTAATGGACCCTTCAAGGCACCATAACAATATTCCTTTGGAAACCAAAAAGAAGAATGTATTCGAGCGAGAAATAAGCGATATTTTGTTTCACCACAGAAAATTATTTGATTCTTGTCTTTCAAAGAATTTCCATGATATATCAGAACAGTCATTTAATTTTCTAAATGATTCCTAA